In a single window of the Alphaproteobacteria bacterium LSUCC0684 genome:
- the nirD gene encoding nitrite reductase small subunit NirD, producing MISEWQFAINANEIEDEDVMPVEIGKREIAIYRFNDNFYATSDKCTHGDAYLSEGVVVGEVIECPLHQGRFCLKTGKALSAPVSAPIETFEVKLEDGKVFVKLAGS from the coding sequence ATGATTAGTGAGTGGCAGTTTGCGATAAATGCTAACGAAATTGAAGATGAAGATGTGATGCCAGTTGAAATAGGCAAACGTGAAATTGCCATCTACCGGTTCAATGATAACTTCTACGCTACCAGCGATAAATGCACCCACGGAGATGCCTATCTTTCAGAAGGAGTTGTTGTTGGCGAGGTGATTGAATGCCCTCTCCATCAGGGGCGCTTTTGCCTGAAAACAGGAAAAGCGTTGAGCGCACCTGTCTCAGCTCCAATCGAAACCTTCGAAGTGAAACTTGAAGACGGTAAAGTATTTGTCAAACTGGCTGGATCCTAG
- a CDS encoding TRAP transporter substrate-binding protein, with translation MDKKTLTHEENVEISRRFGLKALGYASVTLATTGLMPDLVKFAVSDAKAATSAKHKLRFGTIVAPKADRYLATGFYHLAKAIEEKSDGEISIQMLDKAQVCAETACAQKVSTGVIDMGTASSTNLSLVAAFSNAIDWPMMWTGRDEIFNFLFSPESEKLYRSVMRKTYGIEVLHYYGDMRSIYMGLKYSDRDEMRTPEAFAGAKIRISGSEMFENFTKSLGMNPIPLAWVETLEGMKSGVVDAMETFPSAAAGYGMTKVSAQAVDVNFSPGVCPAFISSRSMDKMSDRLKEVVYEAAWEGQKLAYEDGIVANNVVVGSGDNPAADSNYRSLDMRDVRLTDEERAAFAEAGGVEKNMDMYGAMRSQMDDIGGYDVYGAMKEQASNWVGKPINMQKWWA, from the coding sequence ATGGATAAGAAAACATTAACCCATGAAGAAAATGTTGAAATTTCTCGTCGTTTTGGCCTTAAAGCGCTCGGTTATGCTTCTGTAACACTTGCAACTACCGGTCTGATGCCTGACTTGGTGAAGTTTGCTGTTTCAGATGCTAAAGCTGCCACAAGTGCGAAACACAAACTTAGGTTTGGTACGATTGTGGCGCCAAAAGCAGACAGATATTTGGCAACTGGCTTTTACCATCTCGCAAAAGCTATAGAAGAAAAAAGTGATGGTGAAATTTCTATCCAGATGCTCGACAAGGCGCAGGTTTGTGCAGAGACTGCATGTGCGCAAAAGGTATCCACAGGCGTCATTGATATGGGTACCGCATCGTCAACGAACCTGAGCCTTGTAGCAGCGTTCTCGAATGCAATTGACTGGCCGATGATGTGGACTGGGCGTGATGAAATATTTAACTTCCTGTTCAGCCCGGAGAGTGAAAAACTTTATCGAAGCGTGATGCGAAAAACCTACGGGATTGAGGTGCTTCATTACTATGGTGACATGCGTAGTATTTATATGGGGCTCAAATATTCTGATCGTGATGAAATGCGTACGCCAGAGGCCTTTGCTGGTGCAAAGATTCGGATTTCAGGTAGTGAAATGTTTGAAAATTTCACCAAGAGCCTTGGGATGAACCCTATCCCTCTGGCATGGGTGGAAACGCTGGAAGGAATGAAATCCGGTGTGGTTGACGCGATGGAAACATTCCCATCAGCAGCTGCTGGATATGGTATGACCAAAGTATCGGCGCAGGCAGTGGATGTGAATTTCTCACCTGGGGTCTGCCCGGCATTCATTTCCTCTCGTTCTATGGACAAAATGTCCGATAGGCTTAAGGAAGTTGTGTATGAGGCCGCATGGGAAGGGCAAAAACTGGCATATGAAGATGGCATTGTTGCAAACAATGTTGTCGTAGGTAGTGGAGACAACCCTGCTGCAGACAGCAATTACAGGTCACTTGATATGCGTGATGTCCGGTTGACCGATGAAGAACGGGCTGCCTTCGCCGAAGCTGGCGGTGTTGAAAAGAACATGGATATGTATGGCGCCATGCGCTCCCAGATGGATGATATCGGTGGTTATGATGTTTATGGAGCAATGAAAGAGCAGGCCAGCAATTGGGTAGGCAAGCCGATTAACATGCAAAAATGGTGGGCATAA
- a CDS encoding tetratricopeptide repeat protein → MKITNQFGFEWSGATPEQGQLLDLIIKDYFAYRLSVFPQLKTLCEDAPSFAMAHIFKGYLLLSMGTQSTFPAAENCADHVRNLSDHLTPNENLHLSALRAWINLDSELACYNWDMITIAEPRDLLAVKLQHFTLFWMGRPHHMMDVISRVLPNWRDNMPGYANLLGMQAFAHEEMGDYKKAESLGRMAVEMDPDDLWAVHAVAHVYEMKNDLDAGISWLDQPYGTWHDRNPFKDHLWWHTALFAFETGAYDRVLELYDTSIWPDDSSFYLDIQNSASMLARLEFAGVDVGDRWKSLAVKAQERTGDHVLLFTEPHYTMAFGSTSQFDHIENQIDSLEKTMASRDDFAGRVTRDIAVPVCRAIEAFYQKNYPRVIELLWPIRYQYQPIGGSHAQRDIFNIFLIEAAIKTENFKMARALLLERKSRHHRSYSSQQRLDEVNLALMESMSPNENSNDYLYGYY, encoded by the coding sequence ATGAAAATAACTAATCAGTTTGGTTTCGAGTGGAGCGGGGCAACTCCTGAACAGGGCCAGTTGCTTGATTTAATAATTAAAGATTATTTTGCATATAGACTTAGCGTTTTCCCACAGCTCAAAACTCTATGTGAAGATGCTCCGTCATTTGCAATGGCACATATCTTCAAAGGCTACCTGCTTCTTTCAATGGGTACGCAAAGCACATTCCCGGCCGCTGAAAACTGCGCTGATCATGTGCGTAATCTAAGTGATCATCTAACCCCAAATGAAAATCTTCATCTGTCAGCATTAAGGGCATGGATAAATCTGGATAGTGAATTGGCATGCTATAATTGGGACATGATCACAATTGCCGAGCCGCGAGATCTACTGGCGGTGAAACTCCAGCATTTCACTTTATTCTGGATGGGGCGCCCTCATCATATGATGGATGTAATTTCACGGGTTCTTCCGAATTGGCGGGATAACATGCCGGGATATGCAAATCTTCTGGGCATGCAGGCTTTCGCTCATGAAGAAATGGGAGACTACAAAAAAGCAGAATCCCTAGGTCGCATGGCTGTGGAAATGGATCCAGATGATCTTTGGGCTGTACATGCAGTCGCCCATGTTTACGAAATGAAGAACGACTTGGATGCAGGGATCTCATGGCTGGATCAGCCATATGGCACCTGGCATGATCGAAATCCGTTCAAAGATCATCTTTGGTGGCATACAGCTCTTTTTGCTTTTGAAACGGGGGCTTACGATCGGGTACTAGAACTTTACGACACATCTATATGGCCTGATGATTCCAGTTTCTATCTTGATATTCAGAATTCTGCTTCAATGTTGGCGAGGCTTGAATTTGCCGGGGTAGATGTGGGCGACCGATGGAAATCACTGGCCGTAAAGGCGCAAGAACGTACTGGTGATCATGTTCTGCTTTTTACAGAACCTCACTACACCATGGCTTTTGGTAGCACTTCCCAGTTTGATCATATTGAAAATCAGATAGATTCCCTTGAAAAAACCATGGCTAGTCGAGATGATTTTGCTGGGCGAGTGACACGAGATATTGCCGTTCCTGTTTGCAGAGCTATTGAGGCATTTTATCAAAAAAACTATCCGCGAGTGATCGAATTGCTGTGGCCTATCCGATATCAATATCAACCTATTGGCGGCAGTCATGCTCAACGCGATATATTTAATATATTTTTAATCGAAGCGGCAATCAAAACAGAAAACTTCAAAATGGCCCGAGCCTTGCTTCTTGAGCGCAAATCACGCCACCACAGAAGTTATAGCAGTCAACAAAGGCTTGATGAGGTGAACCTGGCATTAATGGAATCAATGTCACCTAATGAGAATTCTAATGATTATTTATATGGTTACTATTAA
- a CDS encoding TRAP transporter large permease codes for MDLTYLISGLAIFLFLTGTPILLVISGWVIATSVWVVDFPLINVGVVANEAVLIYVFLAVPLFVATGDLLTAGGISQKLVTFARSTVPFLPGATAATTMVSCGLFSAVSGSNAATAATMGRLLGPELNRQGIEPGMAAALVAAGGTVGVIIPPSVMFLIYAVTVDVSSVDLFVGGIIPGIMMVMVLILMAVFYTRAKEPSAGFKAFSLSAIMSNAVKAWLGFIAIGIILFGIYWGYFSPTEAAGVVTLYCMLAGVFISRELKFRDIPNILMQSATLTGLIVPLVVFSVQFQQVASVMGLPQFLQDTITAIGSDYGMAVSILLMMLIILMVGAITESTAVVLILGPILAPIADYFNIDPIHWGVVFVIGTTIGFVTPPYGLNLFVVSGVMNVPYPSVMRNILKLLIPLFLLWGFITFSPWTATMLLPKS; via the coding sequence ATGGATTTGACCTATTTAATTTCTGGACTTGCTATTTTCCTTTTTCTGACCGGTACACCTATCTTGCTGGTCATATCAGGTTGGGTTATTGCAACATCAGTTTGGGTGGTTGATTTTCCGCTTATAAATGTGGGCGTTGTTGCTAATGAAGCGGTTTTGATCTACGTCTTCCTTGCTGTTCCATTGTTTGTGGCAACAGGAGATCTTCTCACCGCTGGTGGGATCTCCCAGAAATTGGTAACCTTTGCCCGAAGCACAGTGCCATTTCTCCCCGGAGCAACGGCGGCAACAACAATGGTATCTTGCGGTCTCTTTTCAGCTGTAAGCGGTTCTAACGCTGCAACGGCGGCAACTATGGGTAGGCTGTTGGGCCCCGAGCTTAACAGACAGGGAATTGAGCCGGGAATGGCTGCGGCTTTGGTGGCTGCAGGTGGAACGGTCGGCGTGATCATACCACCTTCAGTGATGTTCCTTATCTATGCCGTTACTGTGGATGTGTCCTCAGTTGATCTCTTTGTGGGTGGAATAATTCCAGGGATCATGATGGTCATGGTTCTGATCTTGATGGCCGTATTCTATACGCGCGCTAAGGAACCGTCTGCTGGCTTTAAGGCATTTAGTTTGAGTGCAATAATGAGCAATGCGGTCAAAGCATGGCTGGGGTTCATCGCAATCGGGATTATTTTGTTCGGCATTTACTGGGGGTATTTCAGCCCGACGGAAGCTGCAGGTGTCGTGACGCTCTATTGCATGCTTGCAGGGGTATTCATTAGTCGTGAACTGAAATTCAGGGATATTCCAAATATCCTAATGCAAAGTGCGACCCTGACCGGATTGATAGTGCCTCTTGTGGTATTCTCGGTTCAGTTTCAGCAGGTGGCTTCGGTGATGGGTTTGCCACAGTTTCTCCAGGATACAATTACAGCAATCGGATCAGATTACGGAATGGCCGTTTCTATCCTGCTGATGATGCTGATTATCCTGATGGTTGGAGCAATTACCGAGTCGACCGCAGTAGTTCTAATTCTTGGTCCTATACTTGCCCCTATTGCAGATTATTTCAACATCGACCCGATCCATTGGGGAGTCGTGTTTGTTATTGGCACCACGATTGGCTTTGTGACACCTCCGTATGGTCTTAACCTCTTTGTGGTGTCTGGCGTGATGAATGTTCCCTACCCGTCAGTAATGCGAAATATCCTAAAACTCCTTATACCGCTTTTCCTTTTATGGGGTTTCATAACTTTTTCACCATGGACGGCAACCATGTTGCTGCCAAAGAGCTAG
- a CDS encoding TRAP transporter small permease produces the protein MTLSFDRILSRIERVVMLSSYLTLILIVSLETIRRMITGDQFGWGPDVSMYAFVWLAWFSMSANLRAGNQLAFMTFRSKMTNETRRYFEILDCFIWLTIGTVVITTSYNVVLNDLRLGRNVFGTDIPMALASAAVPLGWSFSMIRILQILIALLRRQNPHPPLRTENSISQS, from the coding sequence ATGACCTTGTCTTTTGATCGAATTTTAAGCCGGATTGAAAGAGTTGTCATGCTGTCAAGTTATCTCACGCTAATACTTATAGTTAGTCTTGAAACAATTCGACGCATGATCACTGGTGACCAGTTTGGTTGGGGTCCAGATGTTTCGATGTATGCATTTGTCTGGTTGGCATGGTTTTCCATGTCTGCCAATTTGCGCGCAGGCAACCAGTTGGCTTTCATGACTTTTCGTTCCAAGATGACTAACGAAACCAGACGATATTTTGAAATCCTGGATTGTTTTATCTGGCTGACAATCGGTACGGTCGTTATTACTACTTCCTATAATGTTGTCTTGAATGACCTCCGGCTGGGCCGTAATGTATTTGGTACAGACATTCCCATGGCGCTAGCTAGTGCGGCAGTGCCCTTGGGATGGTCTTTTTCAATGATACGCATTTTGCAGATACTTATCGCTTTGTTGCGTAGACAAAATCCCCATCCTCCACTCAGAACTGAAAATAGCATTAGCCAGAGTTGA
- the acdA gene encoding 3-sulfinopropanoyl-CoA desulfinase, with protein sequence MTQLSKNQQKLKETARDLATNVFLPTAAETDRTEAYPWDNIAALRDAGFMGMTIPEAYGGRGLSYMDTVLVIEEMARACSTMGRITVEANMGAIGAVMKYGTEAQKRMAAEFVLSGDKPAICITEPNAGSAATEMTTTAVKRGDTYIINGKKHWITGGGVSKFHLVFARVMENGVSQGIAGFIAVLNETPGLVIGRRTPAMGVRGIPETDVTFKDMEVHESMVVIPPSGLKKGFAGLMNAYNAQRVGAGTVALGIAQRAFDEARDYALNRMQFGRPIAEFQGLQWMLADMSISLKAARALLHDAAAGASDNDGGFPDMMAAAQAKVLASETALKVTQDALQIHGSMGYSRDLPMERLTRDARMFTIAGGTAQILRTQVASSILGIKAPQTRDGYARLHDKAAE encoded by the coding sequence ATGACACAATTGAGCAAAAACCAACAAAAACTCAAAGAAACAGCACGTGACCTTGCAACAAATGTTTTTCTGCCCACTGCTGCCGAGACGGATAGAACAGAAGCCTATCCATGGGATAATATCGCAGCACTTCGTGACGCCGGTTTTATGGGCATGACAATCCCCGAGGCCTATGGTGGCCGGGGCTTGAGCTATATGGATACGGTACTAGTCATCGAGGAAATGGCGCGCGCCTGCTCGACCATGGGCCGCATCACGGTTGAGGCGAATATGGGCGCGATTGGCGCGGTCATGAAATACGGCACCGAAGCACAAAAGCGCATGGCGGCTGAATTTGTTCTTTCTGGTGACAAACCGGCCATCTGTATCACCGAACCCAATGCCGGAAGCGCCGCCACCGAGATGACAACAACCGCGGTCAAGCGCGGTGATACTTATATCATCAATGGCAAAAAACACTGGATCACCGGCGGCGGCGTGTCCAAATTTCATCTGGTGTTTGCCCGGGTGATGGAAAATGGTGTGAGCCAGGGCATCGCCGGCTTTATTGCTGTTCTGAATGAAACTCCAGGTCTTGTCATCGGTCGGCGCACTCCAGCCATGGGCGTGCGCGGCATTCCGGAAACCGATGTGACTTTCAAAGATATGGAAGTGCATGAAAGCATGGTGGTGATCCCACCATCGGGCCTGAAAAAAGGCTTTGCTGGCCTGATGAATGCCTATAACGCCCAGCGTGTAGGTGCCGGCACCGTCGCCTTAGGCATTGCCCAGCGCGCCTTTGACGAGGCAAGAGATTATGCGCTGAACCGCATGCAGTTTGGCCGCCCGATTGCCGAGTTTCAGGGACTGCAATGGATGCTGGCTGATATGTCGATATCCCTAAAGGCCGCCCGCGCGCTGTTGCATGACGCCGCGGCGGGGGCCAGCGACAATGATGGTGGCTTCCCTGACATGATGGCGGCGGCGCAGGCCAAGGTGCTGGCATCTGAGACGGCACTGAAGGTGACGCAGGATGCGTTGCAGATTCATGGTTCAATGGGCTATTCGCGCGACTTACCAATGGAGCGGCTGACCCGCGACGCCCGCATGTTCACCATCGCTGGTGGCACGGCGCAGATTTTGCGCACCCAAGTGGCCAGTTCAATCCTTGGCATAAAAGCACCGCAGACCCGCGATGGCTATGCCCGCCTGCATGACAAGGCAGCGGAGTAA
- a CDS encoding fatty acid desaturase translates to MTELDANADLLKRQREIISRQDLKSFTKRRDLPGLLYFFGLLSCIGASGFLVYLAEPYGWWIWPAMLLHGIMLGHLFAPLHETSHGTAFRTRWINETVLWFCGIVTIWPPLYFRYDHAGHHTYAQVAGKDPEFVLPAPRSILGYIYYVSAIHLWIKNGGWLFRHALGYMHPFNRQFVPDEELPRIYMEARIMLTIYAALAVFTISTGSMVVLHYWLIPTLIGVPVARMLRVADHTGCDEKPDLRRYARTVTTDFITRFFCWNMSYHCEHHLAPAVPFHQLPGLHKAVGHEMNPVKKGYIAIQWEILTKHMSGFWPSRKSSPPAE, encoded by the coding sequence ATGACTGAACTTGATGCCAACGCTGATTTACTCAAACGGCAACGCGAAATCATTTCACGCCAAGATCTCAAGTCATTTACAAAACGACGTGATCTCCCGGGGTTACTCTATTTTTTCGGTCTGCTGTCTTGCATCGGAGCTTCAGGTTTTCTTGTCTATCTTGCCGAACCTTATGGATGGTGGATTTGGCCTGCCATGCTTCTGCACGGCATCATGCTCGGGCATCTTTTTGCCCCTCTCCATGAAACCAGCCATGGAACAGCGTTCAGGACACGATGGATTAATGAAACCGTGCTTTGGTTTTGTGGCATCGTTACGATCTGGCCGCCACTTTACTTCAGATATGATCATGCAGGTCACCATACCTATGCTCAGGTTGCTGGCAAGGATCCTGAATTCGTGCTGCCCGCTCCACGTTCAATTTTGGGATATATCTATTATGTTTCGGCAATTCACTTGTGGATTAAGAACGGAGGGTGGCTCTTCCGCCATGCGCTTGGATATATGCATCCGTTCAACCGTCAGTTTGTCCCGGACGAAGAATTGCCACGTATCTACATGGAAGCACGCATCATGCTCACTATATATGCAGCACTGGCAGTTTTCACCATCAGCACGGGATCAATGGTTGTTCTCCATTACTGGTTGATCCCGACCTTGATTGGTGTTCCGGTAGCTCGGATGCTAAGGGTTGCTGATCATACAGGTTGTGATGAGAAGCCGGATTTGCGTAGATATGCTAGGACAGTGACAACAGATTTCATCACACGCTTTTTCTGTTGGAATATGTCCTATCATTGCGAGCATCATCTTGCTCCCGCTGTACCTTTTCATCAACTGCCGGGCCTGCATAAGGCAGTCGGTCATGAAATGAATCCAGTCAAAAAGGGGTATATTGCGATCCAGTGGGAAATTCTGACAAAACATATGTCAGGTTTCTGGCCATCTAGAAAATCATCACCTCCGGCAGAATAG
- a CDS encoding CaiB/BaiF CoA transferase family protein, giving the protein MSLSSRNNTSPLSGIRILDLSRILAGPTCTQLLGDYGADVIKIEKPGTGDDTRTWGPPFLKDDGGNISRESAYYLCANRNKRSLAVDITSDEGASLIHRLVKHCDVVIENFKVGGLAKYGLDYEGLSMTNPDIIYCSISGFGQTGPNAHKPGYDLLAQAYGGIMSITGDPDGEPMKVGLGIADVMCGMYATTAILAALRHRDRTGEGQHIDLALVDSQVAWLINAGTNYLVSGLDQPRLGNQHPNIVPYQVFSTTDGHVVIAVGNDAQYERFCTILQREDLASDPLYATNQMRLKNRQELIPILVAEIVKWKRDELVAALDEAGVPGGAINTIQDVFETDQVTARDMKIIMAHPDAGSVGVSLIGNPVKFSKSKISYRRPPPRCGEHTKEILAELAKWEKKQGQPT; this is encoded by the coding sequence ATGTCATTATCGTCAAGAAATAATACTTCCCCCCTCTCAGGTATTCGGATTCTTGACCTTTCGAGAATTCTTGCCGGCCCAACTTGTACGCAACTGCTCGGGGATTACGGCGCTGATGTAATAAAAATTGAAAAGCCGGGCACAGGTGATGACACTAGGACATGGGGGCCACCTTTTCTCAAGGATGATGGAGGAAATATTTCACGGGAAAGCGCCTATTATCTCTGCGCTAACAGAAACAAACGAAGCCTTGCCGTTGATATCACCAGTGATGAAGGGGCTTCTCTCATCCACAGACTTGTAAAACATTGCGATGTTGTCATAGAAAATTTCAAGGTTGGAGGGCTTGCTAAATATGGCCTGGATTATGAAGGGCTTAGCATGACAAACCCTGATATCATCTATTGTTCAATTTCAGGGTTTGGACAGACAGGACCAAATGCACATAAACCAGGATATGATCTTCTGGCTCAAGCTTATGGCGGGATTATGAGCATTACCGGTGATCCTGACGGTGAACCCATGAAGGTGGGGCTTGGAATAGCGGATGTCATGTGTGGGATGTATGCAACAACCGCAATTCTGGCAGCCCTTAGGCATCGCGACAGAACCGGTGAAGGTCAACACATTGATCTTGCACTGGTAGATTCACAGGTAGCGTGGTTGATCAATGCTGGGACGAACTATCTGGTGTCAGGTTTGGATCAACCTCGTTTGGGCAACCAGCACCCGAACATTGTGCCTTATCAGGTTTTTTCCACAACCGATGGTCATGTAGTCATTGCTGTTGGAAATGACGCCCAATATGAGCGTTTCTGCACAATTTTACAGCGTGAGGACCTGGCGTCTGATCCTCTATATGCAACAAATCAAATGCGTCTCAAAAATCGTCAGGAATTAATCCCAATCCTTGTCGCGGAGATTGTAAAGTGGAAACGCGATGAACTGGTTGCCGCCCTTGATGAAGCAGGTGTCCCCGGTGGCGCGATCAACACAATTCAAGATGTGTTTGAGACAGATCAGGTAACAGCCCGAGATATGAAGATCATCATGGCGCATCCTGATGCCGGATCAGTGGGCGTTAGCTTGATCGGGAATCCGGTAAAGTTCAGTAAATCAAAAATATCTTATCGCCGTCCGCCACCAAGATGTGGCGAGCATACTAAAGAAATACTAGCTGAATTGGCCAAATGGGAAAAGAAACAGGGGCAACCAACATGA
- the betC gene encoding choline-sulfatase, which translates to MSKSDQPNFLFIQTDQMTAFALEQYGNPVCKTPHIDKLAKEGVVFDNAYCNNPICASSRFSMMSGQLSSRVGAYDNAAEFPAQTPTFAHYLVDLGYTTCLSGKMHFVGPDQLHGFQERVTTDIYPSDFGWTPDWLCEGLQPAPSGMSMRSVVEAGVSERSLQIDYDEETCHQAEVKLWEYARSSEKKPFFLAVSFTHPHNPFTTQSKYWDLYEHEKINMPIVPAIPVEEKDPWSQRYYYLIRNDEHDVTDEDVRNARHAYYGMVTYMDDMVGRLMKVLDESGLRENTVVIFTADHGDMLGERGMWYKFNPYEWSVRIPLVISAPGGVKGKHEKALVSLVDMLPTFADMGGAGSSFQPVDQIDGRSLKPLLYGQKTGLADEVMIEFTAEGTYAPALILRQGAFKYVYCETDPGMMFNLEEDPNELNNLCQDPAYAFKAAEMEKEILRRWDPVKLKEDIISSQKRRHFVQRILMKGTSVLWDFQPEFDASKQYLRTGNSPTQVKGLARYPFVAPKPPDHPRK; encoded by the coding sequence ATGTCAAAATCAGATCAACCCAATTTTCTTTTCATCCAAACCGATCAGATGACGGCTTTTGCGCTCGAACAGTATGGTAATCCTGTATGTAAAACACCTCACATTGATAAACTGGCTAAAGAAGGGGTGGTTTTTGATAATGCCTATTGCAACAATCCGATCTGTGCGTCGTCGAGATTTTCCATGATGTCAGGTCAATTGTCATCCCGTGTGGGGGCTTATGACAATGCAGCAGAGTTTCCCGCACAGACGCCGACGTTTGCTCATTATCTGGTAGATCTCGGTTACACTACCTGCCTTTCAGGTAAGATGCATTTTGTAGGACCGGACCAATTGCACGGATTTCAAGAACGTGTGACGACTGATATATACCCTTCTGACTTTGGCTGGACTCCAGACTGGCTATGTGAAGGTCTCCAACCGGCGCCGTCTGGGATGTCAATGCGGTCGGTGGTTGAAGCCGGTGTTTCTGAGCGATCCCTGCAGATAGATTACGATGAGGAAACCTGCCATCAGGCAGAGGTCAAACTCTGGGAATATGCTCGATCATCAGAGAAAAAGCCCTTTTTCCTGGCCGTATCATTCACCCATCCCCACAATCCATTTACCACCCAGTCCAAATACTGGGATCTCTATGAACATGAAAAGATAAATATGCCAATCGTACCGGCAATACCGGTTGAAGAAAAAGATCCTTGGTCGCAACGCTATTATTATCTTATCCGTAATGATGAGCACGATGTGACCGATGAAGATGTACGTAATGCACGCCATGCCTATTATGGCATGGTTACCTATATGGATGACATGGTCGGTCGTTTAATGAAAGTTCTGGATGAGAGCGGTTTGCGCGAAAATACCGTTGTTATCTTTACTGCAGATCATGGCGATATGCTTGGCGAGCGCGGCATGTGGTATAAATTCAATCCTTATGAATGGTCTGTGCGCATTCCCCTGGTGATTTCAGCGCCCGGTGGGGTGAAGGGTAAGCATGAAAAGGCACTTGTTTCTTTGGTTGATATGTTGCCAACATTTGCTGATATGGGTGGGGCGGGCTCGTCCTTCCAGCCGGTAGACCAGATTGATGGCCGCAGTTTGAAGCCACTTCTCTATGGGCAGAAGACTGGCCTTGCGGATGAAGTGATGATCGAATTTACTGCGGAGGGGACTTACGCACCAGCTCTGATTTTGCGGCAAGGTGCTTTTAAATATGTCTATTGTGAAACCGATCCCGGCATGATGTTCAATCTTGAAGAAGATCCCAACGAGTTGAATAATTTATGTCAGGATCCCGCGTATGCTTTCAAAGCTGCAGAGATGGAAAAGGAAATCCTGCGTCGTTGGGACCCAGTAAAGTTAAAGGAAGATATAATTTCCAGCCAAAAACGTCGCCATTTTGTCCAGCGTATATTGATGAAGGGAACCTCTGTTCTTTGGGACTTTCAGCCAGAATTTGATGCTTCAAAACAGTATCTCAGAACAGGGAATAGCCCGACCCAGGTTAAGGGTTTGGCCAGATATCCGTTTGTTGCGCCAAAACCGCCTGATCACCCAAGGAAATAG
- a CDS encoding LysR family transcriptional regulator — translation MLIRHLKTFLAIADTGSFNAAAEKMNITQSAVSMQMKNLEIHMNLELFERSMRPPRLSNAGAMMLEKARAIVEIYDDLMQISPVASQMAGSINIGTIPGASFVLPEAIKNLRKSYRQLQVRVSSNLTSELSNQVLNGKIDGALITLPDNLDKELIVRPILNEPLMVLAPIDQSGKTDVELLKRNSFISFNRRAAVSRIIEIELRRMKIEVDAIMELDTLEIFHTMILEGLGVGILPMSSVRNHLREKLYMVPFGSPPVQRKIVMVQLENHHRQPMLDRVYNALVTSAQKAIVKYD, via the coding sequence ATGCTTATTCGCCACCTGAAAACTTTCCTCGCCATTGCTGATACGGGCAGTTTCAACGCTGCAGCCGAAAAGATGAATATCACCCAGTCCGCGGTCAGCATGCAGATGAAAAATCTCGAAATTCACATGAATCTTGAGCTTTTTGAAAGGTCAATGCGACCTCCCAGATTAAGCAATGCAGGGGCGATGATGCTTGAGAAGGCACGAGCTATTGTCGAGATTTATGATGATTTGATGCAAATCTCTCCAGTGGCCAGCCAGATGGCCGGTTCAATAAATATTGGCACCATCCCAGGAGCATCATTTGTTTTGCCCGAAGCAATCAAAAATCTCAGAAAATCTTATCGTCAGCTTCAAGTCAGAGTATCATCAAATCTCACCAGCGAGTTAAGCAATCAGGTTCTGAACGGTAAGATTGACGGCGCCCTAATAACGCTGCCAGACAATCTAGACAAGGAATTAATAGTTCGCCCTATTCTGAACGAACCGTTAATGGTTCTTGCGCCCATTGATCAAAGCGGCAAAACTGATGTTGAACTGCTGAAGAGAAACAGCTTTATCAGTTTTAACAGACGCGCAGCTGTCAGCCGTATCATAGAAATTGAGTTACGGCGCATGAAGATTGAAGTTGATGCGATCATGGAGTTGGATACTCTTGAAATTTTCCACACGATGATTCTAGAGGGCCTTGGGGTTGGTATATTACCAATGTCTTCGGTGCGAAATCATCTGAGAGAAAAACTATATATGGTACCCTTTGGCTCGCCTCCTGTTCAACGTAAGATCGTGATGGTTCAACTGGAAAACCATCATCGCCAGCCCATGCTTGATAGGGTGTATAATGCGCTTGTGACTTCTGCACAAAAAGCAATAGTAAAGTATGATTAA